A segment of the Streptomyces pactum genome:
GGGCGTCACCCACCGCTTGGGCCGCTGCCACCGGACCCGCGCCCGCCGCGATGCACGCGGCCAGCAGGTCGGCCGCCAACGGCATCTGGCGGGCGGCTTCCGCGGCAACGGTCTCCGCCGCGGCCGCACCGGAGGCCGACCGTCGGGAGCGCCAGCGCCACAGCCCTGCCGCGCCCACCAGTCCCACCACGACCCCGGCACCACCCCCGACCAGGGCCCACCCGGCACCCACCGTGCCCGCCAGCGGCAGCCAGCCGCGCACGGCACCCAGCACCTCGGCGCCTCGTGGGACGGCGCGGGCCGGCCGCGGACCCAGCAGCCCGGCGAGCCGCCTGCGTACCGTGCGCTCCCGCCGCGCGGCTCCGACCGCGCGCGCCAGCCACCCGGCGACCAGCACCGCCCCCACCACTGCCCCCAGCCTGTGGACGAAGTCCCCGTTCACGACACCGCCTCCGCTGCCCGCACGATCCGCGTCACCCACCACACGCCCAGGCCCTCCAGAACCCCACCGGCCAGCAGACAGCCCAGTCCCGCCCCGGTGTGCAGCAGCACGTACAGCGGGTCGGCACCCAGGGCGACGCCGAGCAGGAGGCCCAGAACCGGCAGGCCGGCGAGCATCACCGCCGTGGCGCGAGCACCCGCCAACTGGGCTCGCAGATCGGAGCGCTGATCGCGTTCAGCGCGTAGGGCGCCTTCCAGCCGGTCGAGCCCGGCCGCCAGTCCGGCGCCCTGGTCCACGGCGACCCACCAGCACGCCGCGAGCCCCCGCAGCCCTTCGGCACCCGGTTGCCGCGCCGCCGCCGCGAGCGCCCCCGGGACGTCCCCGCCGAACCGGGCCGCCGCCAGTACCGCCGTCCGGGCGTCACCGAGCCCTCCGGTGTCGTGGGCGGCGCACAACAGCGCCTCGCCGGGCTGCCGCCCCGCCCGCACCTCCCCGGCGAGCGCCCCGCACAGCGCGATCACCGCGTCCTGCCGGCGCTCGCCGGCCCGCCGTGCCCTCCCGGCCAGCCGCGTCCGCCGCAACAGCGGGACCCCGGCCGCGCCCGCGACGGCCGGCAGCACCGAGTTGCCCAGCACCGCCAGCAGCAGCCCGGCCGGCAACGACCACCACTCGGGCCGCAGCCGTCCACGGACCCGCCTCAGCCCGTCCGTCATCCGGTGCACCGCGGGTGGCCCGGTGCCGGCCGCCACACCGTCGGCGAGCACCAGGCGCACACGCCGTACGCCGGAGTGCCACCCGCTCCCGGACAGCCACGCCGCAGCTCCCAGACACGCCAGGGCCACGCCCGTCGACAGCTCAGCCGCCCCCGTCACCTGTACGCCTCCCGTCCAACGGCTCGCGCTTCGAGCCCGTCTCCGCACAGCAACTCCCGCAGCCGCTCCCAGCCGCGCTCGGCCACGAAGGCCTCCGCTCCCCACCGCAGCGCCGGCACCGTCCGCACCAGCCCCGACGAGTCGCGCTCCAGCACGTGCACCTCGGCGATCCGGCGCCGTCCGGTTCTGTCCCGTACCAAGTGCAGGACCACCGAAAGGGCCGCCGCGAGCTGGCTGTGCAGGGCCGCCCGGTCCAGGCCCGCGGCCGTACCGAGCGCCTCCAGCCGGGCCGGTACGTCGGCGGCGGCGTTGGCGTGCACCGTCCCGCAGCCGCCCTCGTGACCGGTGTTCAACGCCGCGAGGAGATGGACGACTTCCGGGCCGCGCACCTCGCCGACGACCAGCCGGTCCGGTCGCATGCGCAGCGCCTGCCGCACCAGGTCCTCCAGGGTCACCAGACCCGCGGCCTCCTGGTTGGCGGGTCTGGTCTCCAGACGGACGACGTGCGGATGGTCCGGCCGCAGCTCCGCCGAGTCCTCGGCGAGCACGATGCGCTCGTCCGGCCCGACGAGCCCGAGCAGCGCACTCAGCAGCGTCGTCTTGCCAGTGCCGGTGCCACCGCTGACGAGGAAGGACAACCGTGCTCCCAGCAGCGCGCGCAGTACGCGGTCGCCACCGGGCGGTACGGTGCCGGCCGCCGCCAGTTCGTCGAGCGTGAACGCGCGCGGCCGTACGACCCGCAGCGACAGGCAGGTGCAGCCGACGGCGACCGGAGGCAGTACCGCGTGCAGCCGGGTGCCGTCGGGCAGCCGGGCGTCCACCCACGGCCGGGCGTCGTCGAGCCGGCGCCCGGCGACGGTGGCGAGCCGCTGCGCGAGCCGCCGGACCGCACCAGCGTCCGGGAAGGAAACCGACGTGAGCTCCAGGCCGCCACCCCGGTCCACCCAGACCCGGTCCGGGGCGGACACCAGTACGTCGGTCACCGACGGGTCGGCGAGCAGCGGTTCCAGCGGCCCGCTGCCGACGAGCTCCGACCTCAGATGTTCGGCGGCGCCCAGGATCTCGGCGTCCCCGAGCACCCGCCCCTGTTCCCGCAGGGCTTGCGCCACGCGCGCGGGCGTCGGCTCGGCCCCGCTCTCGGCAAGCCACCGCCGCACTCCGTCGAGCATCCCGGAAGCCGGACCCGGCGCCCGCCCGGAGGTCACCACCGACGTCCGCCCGGAAGCCGGCCTCGGGGACCGGGAGCGCCCGGTGGTCGATCCCGGTGAACCGGCGGAAACCGCCCCCGGGGACCACTCGGTGCCCGATCCCGGGAACCCTGCTGAAGCCGCCCCCGGGGACCACTCGGTGTCCGCCCCCGAAATCCCCGCGGAAACCGCCCCCAGGGACCGCCTGGAGCCCGACCCCGATCCCGGTGCCGCCCGGGATGCCCACCCCGGAACCATCCGCGCGGCCGATCCCGCACTCACCTCGCCCGACACCCCCGCACTCACCTCGGCCTGCCTCTCACCACTCACCGCACCCACCTCAACCCGCCTCCCACCACTCACCGCACCCACCTCAACTTGTCCTCCACCACTCACCGCACCCACCTCAACCCGCCTCCCACCACTCACCGCACCCACCTCAACTTGTCCTCCACCACTCACCGCGCCGACCGCAACCCACCTCCCACGACTCACCGCACCAGCCCACACGGCGCCCCCAGCGGCTCCCCCAGCCGCTCCCTCAGGCCGCACCAGCGCCCTCACGCGGCCCCACCCGCCTCCACCAGCGCCCGCTCCCAGAACTGCCCGCAGAAGCGCGCCAGCGGCCCGCGTGCGGGCGTGCCCGGGGGACGCCTGCTCTCGGTGGCACGCAAGAGGCCGGACTCGACGGGCACCTCGCCCGCCAGGGGCAGTCCGAGTAGCCGGGCCACCTCTCGGTCGTCGAGTCCGGAGGCGTACGGCCCGCGTACCGCGACCCGGAGGTCGCGCAGGACCATGCCGACCGCGGCGGCCACCCGGCCGGCCGCCGCGACGGCCCGCAATTCGGCCGGGACGACGAGGAGCCCGACGTCGAGCTGGGCGAGGATCTCGGCGACGCCGTCGTCGATCCGGCGCGGCAGGTCCACGACGACCGTGCCGCCCCTGCGCCGGGCCGCCGCGAGCACCGCCCGTACGGCCTGGGGCGGCACCGTGACGCAGTCCCCCCGGTCCCAACTGAGTACCCGCAGCGAGTGCAGCTCGGGCAGCGACTCCTCCAGGGCGCCGCCGCCGACCCGCCCCCGCGACGCCGCGAACGCGGGCCACCTGAGCCCCTCGGCCGTCTCCCCGCCGAGGAGCACGTCGAGCCCGCCGCCCAGCGGATCGGCGTCCACGAGGAGGCTGCGCAGCCCCTCTCGTGCGGAGCTGACGGCGAGTGCGCAGGCCAGCGTGGAGGCTCCGGCACCGCCCCGGCCGCCGATGACGCCGACGGTGAGCGCGGGCCGGCCGACGCCCTCCACGACGTCGGCGATGCGGTCGACCAGCCACTGTTCGCCGTCGGGCAGCATCAGGACATGGTCGGCGCCGATCTCGACGGCTCGCTGCCAGACCCCCGAGTCGTCCTGGTCACGTCCGACGAGGACCACTCCGCGTCTCCGCACGGCCCCGCGCACACGTCGCGCGGCGTCGTCGCCGACGAGGACGAGCGGCGCGGCTTCCCAACCGCCCCGCTGTCCCGAGGCAGTGGGTGCCGCGGGCACGGAGTGGTGCACCTCCGGCGTGGCGCCGGCCGCCGCGCACAGGCGCAACAGGTCGTCGAGGAGCTCCGTGTCCTCGGTGACGATCAACGGCCCGCTCTGCCGCCCTCCGGAGGCGGGCGGCGGATCGTGCGTGATGGTTCCGGTCATGACTTGCGTCCCCCTTCGCTGCGACTCCCGCGGTCGCGCCCGACATCTGTCGCGCGGCCCTTGTGACCCCGCGACTGCAAATCGTGTGAAGAACCGGACAATGGCCTCCATATGAACGGCCGAGGTGCACGCCCGACTTGGACACCGACTTGCGCGTCGACTTGTACATCGGTCGAACCCGGCCATACGCGTCCGGCAAACGGAACCGGGTGTGGAACTCGGCGCGGCCCGGACGCATGGGAATCACGGTGCAGCGATCTGGAAAAACATGTGGATCTTGGTCAGAAACTGTGGACAACTCAACGATTGTGAATATCGCGTCACTCAAACCGGTGAGCCCCGACCCGCATCCACCCCCTCTGCGCGACTCCCGCAGAGCAGCCTGACGACTACACTCCGTAGTAAGCCATGTACATGACAAGAAAGTTCGATCAATGCGGCCTCAGCCCGGAGCCCGGGCCGGGAGAGAGGGGAAAACCCACCCGGACATGCGACGACCCCCGCCGGGGGGGAGAGCGGGGGTCGTCTCCACGGCCGACT
Coding sequences within it:
- a CDS encoding TadA family conjugal transfer-associated ATPase, which codes for MLDGVRRWLAESGAEPTPARVAQALREQGRVLGDAEILGAAEHLRSELVGSGPLEPLLADPSVTDVLVSAPDRVWVDRGGGLELTSVSFPDAGAVRRLAQRLATVAGRRLDDARPWVDARLPDGTRLHAVLPPVAVGCTCLSLRVVRPRAFTLDELAAAGTVPPGGDRVLRALLGARLSFLVSGGTGTGKTTLLSALLGLVGPDERIVLAEDSAELRPDHPHVVRLETRPANQEAAGLVTLEDLVRQALRMRPDRLVVGEVRGPEVVHLLAALNTGHEGGCGTVHANAAADVPARLEALGTAAGLDRAALHSQLAAALSVVLHLVRDRTGRRRIAEVHVLERDSSGLVRTVPALRWGAEAFVAERGWERLRELLCGDGLEARAVGREAYR
- a CDS encoding type II secretion system F family protein, giving the protein MNGDFVHRLGAVVGAVLVAGWLARAVGAARRERTVRRRLAGLLGPRPARAVPRGAEVLGAVRGWLPLAGTVGAGWALVGGGAGVVVGLVGAAGLWRWRSRRSASGAAAAETVAAEAARQMPLAADLLAACIAAGAGPVAAAQAVGDALGGPVGQALERGAAEVRLGGEPGGSWRGLAAIPGARPLARLLERADVSGLPAAGPVARLAAQARADWARATTARARRAAVMVTAPVGLCFLPAFIAVGVLPVVIGLAGGVLGDGGGG
- a CDS encoding type II secretion system F family protein; protein product: MTGAAELSTGVALACLGAAAWLSGSGWHSGVRRVRLVLADGVAAGTGPPAVHRMTDGLRRVRGRLRPEWWSLPAGLLLAVLGNSVLPAVAGAAGVPLLRRTRLAGRARRAGERRQDAVIALCGALAGEVRAGRQPGEALLCAAHDTGGLGDARTAVLAAARFGGDVPGALAAAARQPGAEGLRGLAACWWVAVDQGAGLAAGLDRLEGALRAERDQRSDLRAQLAGARATAVMLAGLPVLGLLLGVALGADPLYVLLHTGAGLGCLLAGGVLEGLGVWWVTRIVRAAEAVS
- the ssd gene encoding septum site-determining protein Ssd; the protein is MTGTITHDPPPASGGRQSGPLIVTEDTELLDDLLRLCAAAGATPEVHHSVPAAPTASGQRGGWEAAPLVLVGDDAARRVRGAVRRRGVVLVGRDQDDSGVWQRAVEIGADHVLMLPDGEQWLVDRIADVVEGVGRPALTVGVIGGRGGAGASTLACALAVSSAREGLRSLLVDADPLGGGLDVLLGGETAEGLRWPAFAASRGRVGGGALEESLPELHSLRVLSWDRGDCVTVPPQAVRAVLAAARRRGGTVVVDLPRRIDDGVAEILAQLDVGLLVVPAELRAVAAAGRVAAAVGMVLRDLRVAVRGPYASGLDDREVARLLGLPLAGEVPVESGLLRATESRRPPGTPARGPLARFCGQFWERALVEAGGAA